One genomic region from Apodemus sylvaticus chromosome 1, mApoSyl1.1, whole genome shotgun sequence encodes:
- the Rusf1 gene encoding RUS family member 1 isoform X2 produces MRESFPPCSRRPLKDITSCQGQHGGTPTEGSRLPFKTQRGVRSKLDCNAKQWRLFADVLNDIAMFLEIMAPMYPIFFTVTVSTSNLAKCIVGVAGGATRAALTMHQARRNNMADVSAKDSSQETVVNLAGLLVSLLMLPLVSDCPSLGLGCFFLLTALHIYANYRAVRALVLETLNESRLQLVLKHFLQRGEVLEPASANEMEPLWTGFWPSLSLSLGVPLHHLVSSVSELKQLSEGHHEPYLLCWDQARNQVQVALSQEAGPETVLRAATHGLILGALREDGTLPGELAALRRQVQAGSKKESWILVRETHQVLDTLFPKFLKGLQAAGWKTEKHHLEVDEWRATWPLTPEKKIL; encoded by the exons AGAGAGCTTCCCACCTTGCAGTAGGAGACCACTTAAGGATATAACATCCTGCCAAGGACAGCATGGTGGGACTCCAACTGAAGGGAGCAGGCTTCCCTTCAAAACCCAGAGAGGAgtgag GAGCAAATTGGACTGTAATGCAAAGCAGTGGAG GCTCTTTGCCGATGTCCTCAATGATATAGCCATGTTCCTAGAGATCATGGCTCCCATGTACCCAATCTTTTTCACCGTGACTGTCAGTACCAGCAACCTAGCCAAG TGCATTGTTGGTGTGGCTGGCGGGGCCACTCGAGCCGCACTGACCATGCACCAGGCCCGAAGAAACAACATGGCCGATGTGTCAGCTAAGGACAGCAGCCAG GAGACAGTGGTGAACCTAGCGGGGCTTCTGGTCAGCCTTTTGATGCTTCCCCTGGTATCAGATTGCCCAAG CCTCGGCCTTGGCTGTTTCTTCCTGCTCACTGCCCTGCACATCTATGCCAACTACCGGGCAGTCCGAGCCCTCGTCCTGGAGACCCTGAATGAAAGCCGCCTCCAGCTGGTCCTAAAGCACTTCCTTCAGAGGGGAGAGGTACTTGAGCCTGCTTCAGCCAATGAGATGGAGCCATTGTGGACAG GTTTCTGGccatccctgtctctgtccctgggTGTTCCCTTACACCACTTGGTCTCCAG TGTCTCCGAGCTGAAGCAGCTGTCTGAGGGCCACCACGAGCCATACCTCCTTTGCTGGGACCAGGCCCGAA ACCAGGTACAGGTCGCTCTGAGCCAAGAGGCAGGCCCTGAGACTGTCTTAAGGGCTGCCACCCATGGGCTGATTCTTGGAGCCCTGCGGGAAGATGGGACGCTTCCAGGAGAGCTGGCAGCGCTGAGGCGCCAGGTGCAGGCGG GTTCTAAGAAAGAAAGCTGGATTCTTGTCAGGGAGACCCATCAAGTGTTGGACACACTGTTCCCAAAGTTCTTGAAAG